A single genomic interval of Bradyrhizobium japonicum USDA 6 harbors:
- the phnF gene encoding phosphonate metabolism transcriptional regulator PhnF: MSMQDTASSGVALWRLVADGIERGIADGRFAAGDKLPGEMEIAETYRVNRHTVRRALAALAERGLVRAERGSGTYVEAQRLAYPLRSRTRFSEIVGADGREPHGRLIEASDDVATRELARELGLKAGAPLVRIEAIRLADRTPICVSTTWLSAELFPGAGNVFAATRSMTKLLEHYGVRDYSRGATRITAGIVDATDAARLDLPLGRPILVVDATDHDLAGKPLVTKHSRFAAERVEFLVENG, encoded by the coding sequence ATGAGCATGCAGGACACAGCCTCTTCGGGCGTCGCGCTGTGGCGCCTCGTTGCCGACGGCATCGAGCGCGGTATCGCCGACGGCCGCTTTGCGGCCGGCGACAAGCTGCCGGGCGAGATGGAGATCGCCGAAACCTATCGCGTGAACCGCCACACCGTGCGGCGCGCCCTGGCCGCACTTGCCGAGCGGGGCCTCGTGCGCGCCGAACGCGGCAGCGGAACCTATGTCGAGGCGCAGCGCCTTGCTTATCCCTTGCGCTCGCGCACCCGCTTCTCCGAGATCGTCGGCGCCGATGGCCGCGAACCGCATGGCCGGTTGATCGAGGCGTCCGACGACGTCGCGACCCGCGAACTGGCGCGTGAACTGGGATTGAAGGCCGGCGCGCCGCTGGTGCGGATCGAGGCGATCCGCCTCGCCGACCGCACGCCGATCTGCGTCTCCACCACCTGGCTGTCAGCGGAATTGTTCCCGGGCGCGGGCAATGTGTTCGCCGCGACGCGATCGATGACGAAACTGCTCGAGCATTACGGCGTCCGCGACTACAGCCGCGGCGCGACCCGGATCACCGCCGGCATCGTGGACGCGACCGACGCCGCGCGGCTCGATCTGCCGCTGGGACGGCCGATCCTCGTGGTCGACGCGACCGACCACGATCTCGCCGGCAAGCCGCTGGTGACCAAGCACTCGCGCTTTGCAGCGGAGCGGGTGGAGTTTCTGGTGGAGAACGGGTGA
- a CDS encoding alpha-D-ribose 1-methylphosphonate 5-triphosphate diphosphatase — MTDILLEGGRALIGSELVETSILVSGADIAQVDASRVRARLAVDARNLLVLPGIVDLHGDAFERQMMPRAGVDFPIDVALADSDRQAISNGITTVFHATTCSWEPGLRSAGNARALMEAIERQRPQFAADTRFHLRHETYNLDAETEIGQWLAEGRVDLFAFNDHMHGTVADMAKPRKRNRMVERTGLSGEEFDRLVERVLSRASEVQPSVSRLAATARAAEVRMLSHDDATPAMRQEFRELGADIAEFPINEETARAAASAGDAIVYGAPNVVRGGSHTGWTRASDMIAKGLCSVLASDYYYPAQLLAAFRLAADGVLPLTEAWSLVSAGPARATGLADRGVLAEGRRADMLLVDDSVPLRPRLIAVVSGGKLVHLTDATRLLAAAATPREAVVAA; from the coding sequence GTGACAGACATCCTCCTTGAGGGCGGCCGGGCCCTGATCGGCTCCGAGCTCGTCGAAACTTCCATTCTGGTGTCGGGCGCGGACATTGCGCAGGTCGATGCCTCTCGCGTCCGTGCGCGGCTGGCGGTCGATGCGCGCAACCTGCTGGTGCTGCCCGGCATCGTCGATCTGCATGGCGATGCCTTCGAGCGACAGATGATGCCGCGCGCCGGCGTCGACTTCCCGATCGACGTCGCGCTCGCCGACAGTGACCGCCAGGCGATCAGCAACGGCATCACCACCGTCTTTCACGCCACGACCTGCTCGTGGGAGCCGGGCCTGCGCAGCGCCGGCAATGCGCGCGCCCTGATGGAGGCGATCGAACGGCAGCGCCCGCAATTCGCCGCCGACACCCGTTTCCACCTGCGGCATGAGACCTACAATCTCGACGCCGAGACAGAGATCGGCCAGTGGCTCGCCGAAGGCCGCGTCGACCTGTTCGCCTTCAACGACCACATGCACGGCACCGTTGCCGACATGGCCAAGCCTCGCAAGCGCAACCGCATGGTGGAGCGCACCGGCCTCTCGGGCGAGGAATTCGACCGGCTGGTCGAGCGTGTGCTTTCGCGCGCCAGTGAAGTGCAACCTTCCGTGTCGCGGCTCGCCGCAACTGCTCGCGCGGCCGAGGTGCGGATGCTCTCGCACGACGATGCGACGCCGGCGATGCGGCAGGAGTTTCGCGAGCTGGGCGCTGACATTGCGGAGTTTCCGATCAACGAGGAGACCGCGCGCGCGGCCGCGTCTGCGGGCGATGCCATCGTCTACGGTGCGCCGAATGTCGTGCGCGGCGGCAGCCATACCGGCTGGACCCGGGCTTCGGACATGATCGCGAAGGGCCTCTGCTCGGTGCTGGCGTCGGACTATTACTATCCCGCGCAACTGCTCGCGGCGTTCCGCCTCGCCGCCGACGGCGTGCTGCCGCTGACCGAGGCCTGGAGCCTGGTGTCCGCGGGACCGGCCCGCGCGACCGGCCTCGCCGATCGCGGCGTGCTCGCGGAAGGACGCCGCGCCGACATGCTGCTGGTCGACGACAGCGTGCCGCTGCGGCCGCGGCTGATCGCGGTGGTATCAGGCGGGAAGCTCGTGCATCTCACCGATGCGACGCGACTGCTCGCTGCGGCGGCGACGCCGCGCGAGGCTGTTGTTGCGGCCTGA
- a CDS encoding DUF1045 domain-containing protein: protein MTDFPRYAIYFAAGADSAVSRFGAELLGYDVYTGDEVPFPADASRVAPDWRDVTADPRKYGFHGTLKAPMALAPGRTEAELVAACAAFAGKARPMPSIRPVVDSISGFIAVIPTEPVGALQQLAADCVREFDDFRAPMTAEDRARRRPDKLTERQRDYLDRWGYPYVMEEFRFHMTLTGRLDAERRGPILEMLRARFAALGLETLAIDRIALFKQDDTRARFRFVGEWALAR, encoded by the coding sequence ATGACAGATTTTCCCCGTTACGCGATCTACTTTGCCGCCGGCGCCGACAGCGCCGTCTCCCGCTTCGGCGCCGAGCTGCTTGGCTACGACGTCTATACCGGCGACGAGGTGCCGTTCCCTGCCGACGCATCGCGTGTTGCGCCGGACTGGCGCGACGTCACGGCCGATCCCCGCAAATACGGCTTCCACGGCACGCTGAAGGCGCCGATGGCGCTGGCGCCCGGCAGGACTGAAGCCGAGCTCGTCGCAGCCTGCGCGGCCTTTGCCGGCAAGGCGCGGCCGATGCCGTCGATCCGCCCGGTCGTCGACTCCATCAGCGGCTTCATCGCGGTGATTCCGACCGAGCCGGTGGGTGCGCTCCAGCAACTTGCCGCCGATTGCGTCCGCGAATTCGACGACTTCCGCGCGCCCATGACGGCGGAAGACCGCGCGCGGCGCAGGCCCGACAAGCTCACTGAGCGGCAGCGCGACTATCTCGACCGCTGGGGCTACCCGTACGTGATGGAAGAATTCCGCTTCCACATGACGCTGACGGGACGGCTGGATGCGGAGCGGCGCGGGCCGATCCTGGAGATGCTGCGCGCGAGATTTGCGGCGCTCGGTCTGGAGACGCTGGCGATCGACCGGATCGCGCTGTTCAAACAGGATGATACCAGGGCGCGCTTCCGCTTTGTCGGCGAGTGGGCGTTGGCGAGGTAG
- a CDS encoding dihydrodipicolinate synthase family protein has translation MPVTPHKAQRPYRGVFPVAPTIFDERGELDLEGQRRCIDFMIDAGSNGLCILANFSEQFVLTDAERETVMHAVLEHVAGRVPVIVTTTHFSSAVCAARSQQAEAAGAAMVMVMPPYHGATFRVPEKGIVEFFKVLSGAINIPIMIQDAPVAGTPLSVELLARLARDFANIRYFKIEVPGAAAKLRSLIEAGGKDIEGPWDGEEAITLLADLDAGATGAMTGGGYPDGIRQIIDPYFAGKREEAKAAYERWLPLINYENRQCGLIACKAMMQAGGVIKSDAVRHPLQPLHPATRAGLLELAKERDALALRWGK, from the coding sequence ATGCCGGTCACCCCACACAAGGCCCAGCGCCCCTATCGCGGCGTGTTCCCGGTCGCGCCCACCATCTTCGACGAGCGCGGCGAGCTCGACCTCGAGGGCCAGCGCCGCTGCATCGATTTCATGATCGATGCGGGCTCGAATGGTCTCTGCATCCTCGCCAATTTCTCCGAGCAGTTCGTGCTCACCGATGCCGAGCGCGAAACCGTGATGCATGCGGTGCTGGAGCACGTCGCGGGCCGGGTTCCCGTGATCGTCACCACCACGCATTTCAGCTCCGCCGTCTGCGCCGCGCGCAGCCAGCAGGCGGAGGCCGCCGGTGCCGCGATGGTCATGGTGATGCCGCCCTATCACGGCGCGACCTTCCGCGTGCCCGAGAAGGGCATCGTCGAATTCTTCAAGGTGCTCTCGGGCGCGATCAACATTCCCATCATGATCCAGGACGCGCCTGTCGCCGGAACGCCGCTGTCGGTCGAGCTGCTCGCGCGGCTGGCGCGCGACTTCGCCAACATCCGCTATTTCAAGATCGAGGTGCCGGGCGCGGCTGCAAAGCTGCGCAGCCTGATCGAGGCGGGCGGCAAGGATATCGAAGGCCCGTGGGACGGCGAGGAAGCCATCACGCTGCTCGCCGATCTCGACGCCGGCGCCACCGGCGCGATGACGGGCGGCGGCTATCCCGACGGCATCCGCCAGATCATCGATCCCTATTTCGCCGGCAAGCGCGAGGAGGCAAAGGCCGCCTATGAGCGCTGGCTGCCATTGATCAACTACGAAAACCGCCAATGCGGCCTGATCGCCTGCAAGGCCATGATGCAGGCCGGCGGCGTGATCAAATCGGACGCCGTGCGGCATCCGCTGCAGCCGCTGCACCCGGCGACGCGGGCAGGGCTGCTGGAGCTGGCGAAGGAGCGGGATGCGCTGGCGTTGCGCTGGGGCAAGTAG
- a CDS encoding IS5 family transposase has translation MAVKRTGQPSFVEALMPKGAGANAALDRLAGLVKWYRFEKLIGHLRDEGSPGRPGYPVLVLFRAVLLQSLYGLSERELEEALGDRLSFKRFVGLSLEDATPDHTVLNRFRNQLVEQGLLEKLFGELDRQLENAGVILKRGTMLDATLIQAVSAPPKEDRPSNDPDARFAKRQGKSGSTFGYKAHVGVDEGSGLIRAVLTTPANVNDTTPADALIRGDEAAVWADAAYDTHARRARLKAEGKKPRIARRPNRHHPELPPRLKRYNLLIARRRAQVETTFATLKRRMRLTCIRYVGLIKATGQVVLAAIAFNMRRWATIAA, from the coding sequence ATGGCGGTCAAGCGGACGGGACAGCCGAGCTTTGTGGAAGCGCTGATGCCGAAGGGGGCCGGCGCCAATGCGGCGCTGGATCGGCTGGCTGGCCTGGTCAAGTGGTACCGGTTCGAGAAGCTGATCGGCCATTTGCGGGATGAAGGGAGCCCCGGTCGACCAGGCTATCCGGTGTTGGTGCTGTTTCGTGCTGTGCTGTTGCAGTCGCTGTATGGTCTTTCGGAGCGCGAACTCGAGGAAGCGCTGGGCGACCGGTTGTCGTTCAAGCGCTTCGTCGGTTTGAGCCTTGAGGATGCGACGCCCGACCACACGGTCCTGAACCGCTTCCGGAACCAGCTCGTTGAACAGGGCCTGCTGGAGAAGCTGTTTGGCGAATTGGATCGTCAGCTTGAGAATGCTGGCGTGATCCTCAAGCGCGGCACGATGCTGGATGCGACCTTGATCCAGGCAGTCTCGGCTCCGCCCAAGGAGGATCGCCCCTCAAACGACCCTGATGCCCGGTTTGCCAAACGGCAGGGCAAAAGCGGCTCGACCTTCGGTTACAAGGCCCATGTGGGTGTGGACGAAGGATCCGGCTTGATCCGCGCGGTGCTGACCACACCCGCTAACGTCAACGATACGACACCTGCGGACGCTTTGATCCGGGGCGATGAAGCTGCGGTGTGGGCCGATGCGGCTTACGACACCCATGCCCGACGGGCCCGGCTGAAGGCGGAGGGCAAGAAACCCCGCATCGCTCGTCGGCCCAACAGACATCATCCGGAACTGCCGCCCAGGCTCAAACGCTACAACCTCCTCATCGCGCGCCGCCGAGCCCAGGTCGAGACCACCTTCGCTACTCTCAAACGCCGCATGCGGCTGACCTGCATCCGCTACGTCGGTCTGATCAAGGCGACCGGGCAAGTCGTGCTCGCCGCGATCGCCTTCAACATGAGGCGGTGGGCCACAATCGCCGCGTGA
- a CDS encoding acetyltransferase, with protein MAGKKLSVQPTIDPSAKLHETRLGTYTEVGARTILTEVTMGDYSYVVNDAQITYTTIGKFCSIAAMTRINPGNHPMHRATQAHFTYRSSAYFEGESDDAEFFDWRRQHHVHIGHDVWIGHGAIVLPGRNIGTGAVIAAGAIVTKDVPAYTIVAGNPARIVRRRFSEDVAGRLARLAWWDWDHDKLREALPDFRKLGIEDFLSAYEARASSFPRSPASKRSAVA; from the coding sequence ATGGCCGGCAAAAAGCTCTCTGTTCAACCGACCATCGACCCTTCGGCGAAGCTGCACGAGACCAGGCTCGGCACCTATACCGAAGTCGGCGCGCGCACGATCCTCACTGAAGTCACGATGGGCGATTACTCCTACGTCGTGAACGACGCCCAGATCACCTACACCACGATCGGAAAATTCTGCTCGATCGCGGCGATGACGCGCATCAATCCCGGCAATCATCCGATGCATCGCGCCACGCAGGCGCATTTCACCTATCGTTCCAGCGCCTACTTCGAGGGCGAGAGCGACGACGCCGAGTTCTTCGACTGGCGGCGCCAGCATCACGTCCATATCGGCCACGACGTCTGGATCGGCCATGGCGCGATCGTGCTGCCGGGCCGCAACATCGGCACCGGCGCGGTGATCGCGGCCGGCGCCATCGTCACCAAGGACGTGCCGGCCTACACCATCGTCGCCGGCAATCCGGCGCGCATCGTGCGGCGGCGGTTCTCGGAAGACGTCGCCGGACGGCTGGCGCGGCTCGCCTGGTGGGACTGGGATCACGACAAATTGCGTGAAGCACTGCCCGATTTCCGCAAGCTCGGGATTGAAGATTTCCTCTCGGCGTATGAAGCACGAGCAAGCTCCTTCCCCCGTTCTCCTGCCAGCAAACGAAGCGCGGTCGCGTGA
- the phnD gene encoding phosphonate ABC transporter substrate-binding protein, which yields MITRRLILAGAAALAFTTSASADDWKAKYPELTFAVVPAENASGVTERWAPFVSYLSKELGVKVTLRIANDYAAVIEGQRAGNIQIASYGSASFARARLTGVKTDAFANDINADGSTGYYSVFFVKASSAYKKVDDLKGKNLGLVDPNSTSGNNVPRFELDKMGIPDADTYFSKVVFTGSHENAILALSQGTVDVAANQWTSDDDSTLAQMLTKNMLKNADGSAMKKDDFRIIHKSAPIINGPYAYNSDLPEDAKAAIAKAFFDAPAKDKAAFDRLSDGQKKGFHPATTKDWDGTIELIKFVDALRKKKAS from the coding sequence ATGATCACTCGCAGACTTATTCTTGCCGGCGCCGCCGCGCTCGCATTCACGACCTCGGCCTCCGCCGACGACTGGAAAGCCAAATATCCCGAACTGACTTTCGCGGTCGTCCCGGCCGAGAACGCCTCCGGCGTCACCGAGCGCTGGGCGCCGTTCGTGAGCTATCTCTCCAAGGAACTGGGCGTGAAGGTCACGCTGCGTATCGCCAACGACTACGCCGCGGTCATCGAAGGCCAGCGCGCCGGCAACATCCAGATCGCCAGCTACGGCTCGGCGTCGTTCGCGCGCGCCCGCCTGACCGGCGTCAAGACCGACGCCTTCGCCAACGACATCAACGCCGATGGCTCGACCGGCTACTATTCGGTGTTCTTCGTCAAGGCGAGCAGCGCCTACAAGAAGGTCGATGACCTCAAGGGCAAGAACCTCGGCCTGGTCGACCCGAACTCGACCTCCGGCAACAATGTGCCGCGCTTCGAGCTCGACAAGATGGGCATCCCGGATGCCGACACCTATTTCAGCAAGGTCGTCTTCACCGGCAGCCACGAGAACGCGATCCTGGCGCTGTCGCAGGGCACGGTCGACGTCGCCGCCAACCAGTGGACCAGCGACGACGATTCCACGCTGGCGCAGATGCTGACCAAGAACATGCTGAAGAACGCCGACGGCTCGGCGATGAAGAAGGACGATTTCCGCATCATCCACAAGTCGGCGCCGATCATCAACGGCCCCTATGCTTACAATTCCGACCTGCCGGAAGACGCCAAGGCCGCCATCGCCAAGGCGTTCTTCGACGCGCCGGCCAAGGACAAGGCGGCTTTCGACCGTCTGTCCGATGGCCAGAAGAAGGGTTTTCATCCCGCCACCACCAAGGATTGGGATGGCACGATCGAGCTGATCAAGTTCGTCGATGCACTGCGTAAGAAGAAGGCGTCCTGA
- the phnE gene encoding phosphonate ABC transporter, permease protein PhnE: MTRPQEVDTRELRARYPDVFDRPASARLAMPAMIVAAFAILVYGLVDLDFSPSRFFAGLSQLGWISLMMIPPDPGSSLPVYLKALGETLSIALLGTTLAAVFALPVSLLAARNVIPSQILRFPIRRLLDSIRGVDTLIWALVWINVVGLGPFAGVLAIAVSDFGAFGKLFSEAIEGADQKQVEGVRASGGSALHEIRFGLLPQVLPVIAGQVLYFIESNTRSATIIGIVGAGGIGLQLAEQIRVLEWQKVSFLILMILVAVAAIDFISSKLRFAIIGRRAVA; the protein is encoded by the coding sequence GTGACGAGACCGCAGGAGGTCGACACGCGAGAGCTTCGCGCGCGCTATCCCGATGTGTTCGACCGCCCGGCCTCGGCGCGGCTCGCGATGCCCGCGATGATCGTCGCGGCCTTCGCGATCCTGGTCTACGGCCTCGTCGATCTCGACTTCTCGCCGTCGCGATTCTTTGCAGGGCTGAGCCAGCTCGGCTGGATCAGCCTGATGATGATCCCGCCCGATCCCGGCTCTTCGCTCCCGGTCTATCTGAAGGCGCTGGGTGAGACGCTGTCGATCGCGCTACTCGGCACGACGCTCGCGGCTGTGTTCGCGCTTCCGGTCAGCTTGCTCGCCGCTCGCAACGTCATACCCTCGCAGATCCTGCGCTTTCCTATCAGGCGTCTCCTCGATTCGATCCGCGGCGTCGACACGCTGATCTGGGCGCTGGTGTGGATCAACGTGGTCGGGCTCGGTCCGTTCGCCGGCGTGCTCGCCATCGCCGTGTCGGATTTCGGGGCGTTCGGAAAATTGTTTTCGGAGGCGATCGAGGGCGCCGACCAGAAGCAGGTCGAAGGCGTGCGCGCCTCCGGCGGCAGTGCTTTGCACGAGATCCGCTTCGGCCTGCTGCCGCAGGTGCTGCCCGTGATCGCCGGCCAGGTGCTCTATTTCATCGAATCCAACACGCGCTCGGCCACCATCATCGGCATCGTCGGCGCCGGCGGCATCGGTCTCCAGCTCGCCGAGCAGATCCGCGTGCTGGAATGGCAGAAGGTGTCGTTCCTGATCCTGATGATTCTGGTTGCGGTCGCCGCGATCGATTTCATCTCGAGCAAATTGCGGTTTGCGATTATTGGAAGGCGGGCGGTCGCGTAA
- a CDS encoding selenium-binding protein SBP56-related protein, giving the protein MTMRPDPTFHASPKLAMEAPAENFAYTLLLSPDFSKPDALAVIDVKPGSPTYSQIVHTVTMPNKGDEFHHFGWNACSSALSPLVGHAFIERRYLIIPGIRSSRIYIIDTKPDPTKAKIHKIIEPEEIFKKTGYSRPHTIHCGPDGVYVSTLGGGGKDGTNGPPGVFIMDCETFEVLGRWEIDRGPQTLHYDFWWNLPRDYMVTSEWALPPQFENGIVAEDLLANKYGHRLHFWDLRARRNVQTIDLGANHQMALEVRPAHDPVREYGFVGVVVDTTNLEASIWTWWREGGKFHAEKTATIPPEPAPKEKLPPLLQVFGAVPPLVTDIDLSMDDRFLYVSCWGTGEMRQYDVSDPRKPKLAGSVHIGGIARRTPHPNGKAFAAGPQMVEISRDGKRVYWTNSLYSTWDDQFYPDGVPGVEVMANVGRDGGLELAKDYFVSFPDGYRAHQIRLEGGDCSTDSFCYPSA; this is encoded by the coding sequence ATGACGATGAGGCCGGATCCCACCTTTCACGCATCGCCCAAGCTGGCGATGGAAGCACCGGCGGAGAACTTTGCCTACACGCTGCTGCTCAGTCCGGATTTCTCAAAACCGGATGCTCTCGCGGTCATCGACGTCAAGCCGGGATCGCCGACCTACAGCCAAATCGTCCACACGGTGACGATGCCCAACAAGGGCGATGAGTTTCATCACTTCGGCTGGAACGCCTGTTCCTCCGCCTTGTCGCCGCTCGTCGGACATGCCTTCATCGAGCGGCGCTACCTCATCATCCCCGGGATACGCTCGTCGCGGATCTACATCATCGATACCAAGCCCGATCCGACCAAAGCCAAAATCCACAAGATCATCGAGCCCGAGGAAATCTTCAAAAAGACCGGCTACTCGCGGCCGCATACCATCCATTGCGGGCCGGACGGCGTCTATGTGAGCACGCTGGGCGGCGGCGGCAAGGACGGCACCAACGGGCCTCCAGGCGTCTTCATCATGGATTGCGAGACGTTCGAGGTCCTCGGACGGTGGGAGATCGATCGCGGTCCGCAGACCCTGCACTATGATTTCTGGTGGAACCTGCCGCGCGACTACATGGTGACGAGCGAATGGGCGTTGCCGCCGCAGTTCGAGAACGGGATCGTCGCGGAAGATCTGCTGGCGAACAAATATGGCCATCGTCTCCACTTCTGGGATCTCCGCGCCCGTCGCAACGTGCAGACCATCGACCTCGGCGCCAATCATCAGATGGCGCTGGAGGTGCGGCCTGCGCACGATCCGGTTCGCGAATACGGCTTCGTTGGCGTTGTGGTCGACACCACCAACCTCGAGGCATCGATCTGGACCTGGTGGCGCGAAGGCGGCAAATTCCATGCGGAGAAGACGGCGACGATTCCGCCCGAGCCCGCGCCAAAGGAGAAGCTCCCGCCGCTGCTGCAGGTATTTGGCGCCGTGCCGCCGCTGGTCACCGATATCGACCTGTCGATGGATGACCGGTTTCTCTATGTCTCGTGCTGGGGCACGGGTGAAATGCGCCAATACGATGTGAGTGATCCGCGAAAGCCGAAGCTTGCCGGCTCGGTTCACATCGGCGGCATCGCGCGCCGCACGCCCCATCCGAACGGCAAGGCATTTGCGGCCGGTCCGCAGATGGTCGAGATCAGCCGCGACGGCAAGCGCGTGTACTGGACCAATTCGCTGTATTCCACCTGGGATGACCAATTCTATCCCGATGGAGTTCCGGGCGTGGAAGTCATGGCCAATGTCGGTCGCGACGGCGGCCTCGAGCTCGCCAAGGATTATTTCGTGAGCTTCCCCGACGGATATCGCGCGCACCAGATCAGGCTGGAGGGCGGCGATTGTTCGACGGACTCCTTTTGCTACCCGTCGGCCTAG
- the phnE gene encoding phosphonate ABC transporter, permease protein PhnE translates to MTVAVSILPQQQLAALNAAYDRAVARKRLRLLLGVVIFAAALVLAAIGAEVNLRTLFTYFGNFISYFDRILTLDSGQRVWTDAGEWLWGWRKWLKMLGETLLISYVGTLIGAIFAFALNFFAAENTSPSRWLRFVVRRLLEFARTVPGIVFALIFVIAFGLGPMAGVLAIAIHSTGALGKLFSEIVENADMKPVEGIRSTGASWLSCMRFAVVPQVSAGYASYALLRFEINVREASVMGFVGAGGIGQELVVAIRKFYYSDVSAILLTIIITVFIIDITTGWLRGRLFGKEART, encoded by the coding sequence ATGACCGTCGCGGTTTCGATCCTCCCCCAGCAGCAACTGGCTGCGTTGAACGCGGCCTATGACCGGGCGGTCGCGCGCAAGCGGCTCCGCCTCCTGTTGGGAGTTGTGATCTTCGCCGCCGCGCTGGTTCTCGCCGCGATCGGCGCCGAAGTGAACTTGCGCACGCTTTTCACTTACTTCGGCAATTTCATCAGCTATTTCGACCGCATCCTCACACTCGACAGCGGCCAGCGGGTCTGGACCGATGCCGGCGAGTGGCTGTGGGGCTGGCGCAAATGGCTGAAGATGCTGGGCGAGACGTTGCTGATCTCCTATGTCGGCACGCTGATTGGCGCGATCTTCGCCTTCGCCTTGAATTTCTTCGCGGCCGAGAACACCTCGCCGTCGCGCTGGCTGCGCTTCGTGGTGCGCCGCCTGCTCGAATTCGCCCGCACCGTTCCGGGCATCGTCTTCGCGCTGATTTTCGTGATCGCGTTCGGCCTCGGGCCGATGGCCGGCGTGCTCGCGATCGCGATCCACTCCACCGGCGCGCTCGGCAAGCTGTTCTCCGAGATCGTCGAGAATGCGGACATGAAGCCGGTCGAAGGCATCCGCTCGACCGGCGCGAGCTGGCTCTCCTGCATGCGCTTCGCCGTGGTGCCGCAGGTGTCCGCGGGCTACGCCAGCTATGCGCTGCTGCGTTTCGAGATCAATGTCCGCGAGGCCTCGGTCATGGGCTTCGTCGGTGCCGGCGGCATCGGACAGGAACTCGTCGTCGCCATCCGCAAGTTCTATTACTCCGACGTCAGTGCCATCCTGCTCACCATCATCATCACCGTCTTCATCATCGACATCACCACGGGCTGGCTGCGCGGCCGTCTGTTCGGCAAGGAGGCACGGACGTGA
- the phnC gene encoding phosphonate ABC transporter ATP-binding protein: MLVVEGLTCRFGAKAAVDDASFQISPGGFVGVIGRSGAGKSTMLRMINRLATPTQGRILFDGLDVTALRGKELRQWRARSAMIFQQFNLVGRLDVLTNVLMGRLATMPAWRSLTQTWPEHDKALAMSALEQFDIASLAAQRADQLSGGQQQRVAIARALVQQPDIILADEPIASLDPRNTKIVMDALLRINKHFGITVLCNLHSLDLARTYCDRLIGMAQGRVVFDGVPSELTDRVARELYDLEAADVMGGASAPAPEGVPALGTAAAA; encoded by the coding sequence ATGCTGGTGGTTGAAGGTCTGACGTGCCGCTTTGGCGCAAAAGCCGCGGTGGACGACGCTTCGTTTCAAATCTCCCCCGGCGGCTTCGTCGGTGTGATCGGGCGCTCCGGCGCCGGCAAGTCGACCATGCTGCGCATGATCAATCGCCTGGCGACGCCGACGCAGGGCCGCATCCTTTTCGACGGCCTCGACGTCACGGCGTTGCGCGGCAAGGAATTGCGGCAGTGGCGGGCGCGCTCAGCGATGATTTTCCAGCAGTTCAACCTGGTCGGCCGGCTCGATGTGCTGACCAACGTGCTGATGGGGCGTCTTGCCACGATGCCGGCCTGGCGCTCGCTGACGCAGACCTGGCCCGAGCACGACAAGGCGCTGGCGATGTCGGCGCTCGAACAGTTCGATATCGCCTCGCTCGCCGCCCAGCGTGCCGACCAGCTCTCCGGCGGCCAGCAGCAGCGTGTTGCGATCGCCCGCGCGCTGGTGCAGCAGCCCGACATCATCCTTGCCGACGAGCCGATCGCCTCGCTCGACCCGCGCAACACCAAGATCGTGATGGATGCGCTGCTGCGCATCAACAAACACTTCGGCATCACCGTGCTGTGCAATCTGCATTCGCTCGACCTGGCGCGCACCTATTGCGACCGCCTGATCGGCATGGCGCAGGGCCGCGTGGTGTTCGATGGCGTGCCGTCCGAGCTCACCGACCGCGTCGCGCGTGAGCTCTACGATCTCGAAGCCGCCGACGTCATGGGCGGTGCATCTGCACCGGCGCCCGAGGGCGTGCCGGCGCTCGGAACGGCCGCGGCGGCCTGA